A region of the Dyadobacter sp. CECT 9275 genome:
GGTTCCAGCTTTTGCCTGGCCTTTACTATAGACTGAAAAATAGCGTCCGCCAGCCGGTCCACAGTTCCCTGGTCATACTTGCCAGAGAAGAAAAGGCCCGCAATTCCGGTTCCCCAACCGCCAACACTATTATGGCTATGCGTCGCTCCAAAATATACCTGATCAAACGGGATCTGTGATTTTGTAAGCCTTTCCTGCAGAATTTTGGTAACGGCCGGAGGTATTATCAGCAGATCCGCCGCCACAATGGCAACTTGCGTGAAACCATTGTCGATCACCATGGTACGTACATACACAGAGTCATGGATGGCTTCATATTGCTTGCCACGCCTGTTTCCGTAACCGGCCATTGGCGTGGGGGTGGCCGGTGTAATATTTACTTTTGCCCAGCCTATCTTTAACTCTCCCGTCACACCAGAGGTATCCGCCACCACCGTACTGATTTCCTTTTTCCATACTTTATAATAGTCCATTTCCTGATATGGCGTTTTGTCCATAGTAGTGATCAGACTGGCCAACAACAGGACGATCAGGAGCAATAAAACACCAATTGCTTTCAGGAGGAATTTCAGGATTTTCATGTAATGTATAAAACAGGATGAGTCTGTAAATATAGACAGATAAAAGTATCGGAAGTAGGTTAAATTACTCGCCTTTGCACAAAACGCCCCAAAACCCGTGGCATGGCTTGGAGCCATGCCACGGGTCCCGCGTACTCTCAAATCACTCCTCTTGCTTTCAGCTCCAGATATTTATTAATTGTATTTACAGAGAGTTGCTGCGGCGGAGTATATATGGCTTGGATGCCATACGTACGGAGTTCGGCCAGGATACGTTTTTTTTCATATTGAAATCTCCCCGCAATCGTTTTCAGGTACAACGCTTCCACATTCGCTGCCGGTTGAGAAACCAGCTCTTTTGTTTCTGTATTTTCAAAAAATATGACAACCAGCATATGATTCCGCGCCATTCTGCGCAGATAAGGCAGTTGGCGCTGCAACGCTTCCAGGGTTTCAAAATTGGTAAACAGCAAAAGCAAACTACGCTGACGGATATGGTACCTGACCGTACTGGCAAGTCTTTCAAAATCCGTTTCAGGGAAAATCGTTTTCTGGTGATACAGCACTTCCAGCAGTTTCTGCAACTGACCGCTACGCCGGTCGGCGGGTACCGTCTGTCCGATTTTATCAGCAAATGTGATCAGTCCGGCTTTGTCGTCTTTCATCAGAGCAATGTTACTTAGCACCAGGGCTGCATTGATTGCATAATCCAGCAAGGTGAGTCCATCAAAAGGAGACTGCATCACGCGCCCTTTGTCGATCAGACAATACACTGGCTGCTGGCGGCTGTCCTGGTACGAATTCACCATTACATCCCCTTGCCGGGCCGTAGCTTTCCAGTTCACTGCACGGGGATCGTCACCGAAAACATATCCCCTAACCTGATCAAACTCCATGGATTGCCCCACCTGGCGGATACGCTTTACACCCACTTCGTTCAACCGGTTGGCAACCGCTAGTAACGAAAACTGCCGCATCTGAAGAAACGAAGGATATACCGGAACTACCTGATGCTGGTCAAAACGGTAGCGCCGCATGAGGAGCCTTAACGGAGAGGAAACAAAAACGTTGATTTTCCCAAAGTCATAGGTACCCCGCTGTACAGGCCTTAATTCGTAATGGATCTGTTGCTGGGCACCTGGCGCCATCTTAGTCAGGAAAAGTACATCCCGGCGCTGAAACTGGTGCGGAATTTCATCCACCACCTCTATATTGATTTTGAAAGCATAATTGTTTTCCAGAAATATCGTCACCGGATTATCGTCTCCATTTGACAATCTTTCTGGAACGTGACGCCTCGCAAAGATCCCTTGCCGGATTCTGAACAAAATGTAAATATCCGCAGCTGTGAATACCAGGCCGAGTATTAAGGCAATATTCATCAGCGGCCATAATACCGGAAAAATATAGGCCCACACATATCCCACAACCAGCACGATCAGCACGACCCAGAAGTTGCGGGAAAAATAAAGAGCGCTGAGAAAATTTTTCAAACCGGCATCAAAAATTATTTAAATCAATTAATTCCTTATTATAGAATCCTTTATCAGCGTGGCACCTCAACCTTTTCCAGTATCTGCTTAATGATATCATCAGGCGTGGAACCTTCCATCTCTCGTTCCGGAGTAAGCATGATGCGGTGCCTCAATACTGGATAAGCCAATTCCTGCACGTCTTCAGGTATGATAAAATCCCGGCCCCGGAGCGCGGCAACAGCTTTGCAGCTTTTCAGCAAAGCAACCGAAGCGCGCGGAGAAGCCCCCAGGAATA
Encoded here:
- a CDS encoding DUF58 domain-containing protein → MKNFLSALYFSRNFWVVLIVLVVGYVWAYIFPVLWPLMNIALILGLVFTAADIYILFRIRQGIFARRHVPERLSNGDDNPVTIFLENNYAFKINIEVVDEIPHQFQRRDVLFLTKMAPGAQQQIHYELRPVQRGTYDFGKINVFVSSPLRLLMRRYRFDQHQVVPVYPSFLQMRQFSLLAVANRLNEVGVKRIRQVGQSMEFDQVRGYVFGDDPRAVNWKATARQGDVMVNSYQDSRQQPVYCLIDKGRVMQSPFDGLTLLDYAINAALVLSNIALMKDDKAGLITFADKIGQTVPADRRSGQLQKLLEVLYHQKTIFPETDFERLASTVRYHIRQRSLLLLFTNFETLEALQRQLPYLRRMARNHMLVVIFFENTETKELVSQPAANVEALYLKTIAGRFQYEKKRILAELRTYGIQAIYTPPQQLSVNTINKYLELKARGVI